One Glycine soja cultivar W05 chromosome 2, ASM419377v2, whole genome shotgun sequence genomic region harbors:
- the LOC114387655 gene encoding receptor-like protein kinase 2: MLTSRQSLYISPSSPSPSPSSSLFFIILLQLTFLYGLAFSANHEASTLFTWLHSSSASSSPPPSFSNWNLLDPNPCNWTSITCSSLGLVTEITIQSIALELPIPSNLSSFHSLQKLVISDANLTGTIPSDIGHCSSLTVIDLSSNNLVGSIPPSIGKLQNLQNLSLNSNQLTGKIPVELSNCIGLKNVVLFDNQISGTIPPELGKLSQLESLRAGGNKDIVGKIPQEIGECSNLTVLGLADTRISGSLPASLGRLTRLQTLSIYTTMLSGEIPPELGNCSELVDLFLYENSLSGSIPSELGRLKKLEQLFLWQNGLVGAIPEEIGNCTTLRKIDFSLNSLSGTIPVSLGGLLELEEFMISDNNVSGSIPSSLSNAKNLQQLQVDTNQLSGLIPPELGQLSSLMVFFAWQNQLEGSIPSSLGNCSNLQALDLSRNALTGSIPVGLFQLQNLTKLLLIANDISGFIPNEIGSCSSLIRLRLGNNRITGSIPKTIRSLKSLNFLDLSGNRLSGPVPDEIGSCTELQMIDFSSNNLEGPLPNSLSSLSSVQVLDASSNKFSGPLPASLGRLVSLSKLILSNNLFSGPIPASLSLCSNLQLLDLSSNKLSGSIPAELGRIETLEIALNLSCNSLSGIIPAQMFALNKLSILDISHNQLEGDLQPLAELDNLVSLNVSYNKFSGCLPDNKLFRQLASKDFTENQGLSCFMKDSGKTGETLNGNDVRKSRRIKLAIGLLIALTVIMIAMGITAVIKARRTIRDDDSELGDSWPWQFIPFQKLNFSVEQVLRCLTERNIIGKGCSGVVYKAEMDNGEVIAVKKLWPTTIDEGEAFKEGKSGIRDSFSTEVKTLGSIRHKNIVRFLGCYWNRKTRLLIFDYMPNGSLSSLLHERTGNSLEWELRYRILLGAAEGLAYLHHDCVPPIVHRDIKANNILIGLEFEPYIADFGLAKLVDDGDFGRSSNTVAGSYGYIAPEYGYMMKITEKSDVYSYGIVLLEVLTGKQPIDPTIPDGLHVVDWVRQKKGLEVLDPSLLLSRPESEIEEMMQALGIALLCVNSSPDERPTMRDIAAMLKEIKHEREDYAKFDVLLKGSPANGACGNKSIGGVLPTSSSSVPVMQTLKTKNDNSSFSVSSLLHSSSSVMMGSK; encoded by the exons ATGCTCACCTCGAGGCAATCCTTGTACATCTCTccctcttctccttctccttctccttcttcttcattgttttttattattctccTCCAACTTACATTTCTCTATGGCCTTGCCTTCTCTGCAAACCATGAAGCCTCAACACTCTTCACATGGCTCCATAGTTCTTCTgcatcatcatcaccaccacCTTCTTTCTCCAACTGGAACCTCCTTGATCCCAATCCATGCAACTGGACATCCATAACATGCTCCTCACTAGGCCTTGTCACAGAAATCACCATACAATCCATCGCTCTAGAGCTTCCTATACCCTCCAACCTCTCTTCATTTCACTCTCTCCAAAAGCTTGTCATTTCTGATGCCAATCTCACTGGAACCATCCCTTCAGACATTGGTCACTGCTCTTCCCTCACTGTCATTGACCTCAGCTCCAACAACCTTGTTGGCTCCATCCCTCCAAGCATTGGCAAGCTCCAAAACCTTCAGAACTTGTCCTTGAACTCCAACCAGCTCACTGGAAAAATCCCTGTGGAGTTAAGCAACTGCATTGGCCTAAAAAATGTAGTACTTTTTGATAACCAGATAAGTGGGACTATTCCACCCGAGTTGGGAAAGTTGTCACAACTTGAGTCTCTAAGAGCAGGAGGGAACAAAGATATTGTAGGGAAGATTCCTCAAGAGATTGGAGAATGCAGCAATTTGACTGTGTTGGGGTTGGCAGATACCAGAATATCAGGTTCTTTGCCTGCTTCTTTGGGGAGACTTACAAGGCTTCAGACACTGTCCATCTATACTACTATGCTGTCGGGTGAGATTCCACCTGAGTTAGGTAACTGTTCTGAACTTGTTGACTTGTTCTTATATGAAAATAGCCTATCGGGGTCTATTCCATCTGAGCTTGGTAGGCTCAAGAAGCTGGAACAGTTGTTTTTGTGGCAGAATGGTCTTGTTGGGGCTATTCCAGAAGAGATTGGTAACTGTACAACCTTGAGAAAAATTGATTTCTCTTTGAATTCTCTATCTGGGACTATTCCTGTGTCTTTGGGGGGTCTCTTGGAGCTTGAAGAGTTTATGATTAGTGATAACAATGTGTCTGGTTCAATCCCTTCTAGTCTTTCAAATGCTAAAAATCTTCAGCAGTTGCAAGTTGACACAAACCAGCTCTCAGGGTTGATTCCACCAGAGCTTGGGCAGTTGTCAAGCCTCATGGTGTTCTTTGCATGGCAGAACCAGCTTGAGGGAAGCATTCCCTCCTCTTTGGGAAACTGTAGTAACCTCCAAGCGCTAGACTTGTCGCGCAACGCGCTCACCGGTAGTATTCCAGTTGGCCTATTCCAGCTTCAAAACCTCACAAAACTGCTTCTGATTGCCAATGACATATCTGGTTTCATACCAAATGAAATAGGCAGTTGCAGCTCTCTGATCAGGTTGAGGCTTGGAAACAACAGGATTACTGGTAGCATTCCCAAGACAATAAGAAGCCTCAAGAGCTTAAACTTTTTAGACCTCTCTGGGAACCGCCTCTCTGGGCCAGTGCCTGATGAGATTGGAAGCTGCACTGAACTGCAAATGATAGACTTCAGCAGCAACAACTTAGAAGGTCCTTTGCCTAATTCTTTGTCTTCACTATCATCTGTTCAGGTATTGGATGCATCTTCCAACAAGTTTTCAGGTCCTCTACCAGCGAGTTTAGGCCGTCTTGTTTCTCTGAGTAAGCTAATCCTCAGCAATAACTTGTTTTCTGGTCCTATTCCTGCATCATTGAGCCTATGTTCAAATCTCCAACTGCTTGATCTTAGTAGCAACAAGCTCAGTGGAAGCATACCAGCCGAGCTCGGCCGCATTGAGACTCTTGAAATTGCTCTTAATCTTAGTTGCAATTCACTCAGTGGAATAATCCCAGCTCAGATGTTTGCTCTTAACAAGCTTTCCATATTGGACATCTCACACAATCAGTTGGAAGGAGATTTGCAACCTCTTGCAGAGTTAGACAACCTTGTCTCCCTCAATGTTTCTTACAACAAATTTTCTGGCTGTCTTCCAGATAACAAGCTTTTCAGGCAGTTGGCATCAAAAGACTTCACTGAAAATCAAGGGCTCTCGTGCTTTATGAAGGACTCTGGCAAGACTGGTGAGACATTGAATGGAAATGATGTAAGGAAGTCACGAAGGATTAAGCTAGCCATTGGATTGCTGATAGCCTTGACAGTAATAATGATTGCTATGGGGATAACTGCTGTGATCAAAGCAAGAAGAACCATTAGAGATGATGATTCAGAATTGGGTGACTCGTGGCCGTGGCAATTCATACCATTCCAGAAGCTAAACTTTTCAGTGGAACAAGTACTGAGATGTTTAACTGAAAGAAACATAATTGGGAAGGGGTGTTCTGGTGTTGTTTATAAAGCTGAAATGGATAATGGTGAAGTCATCGCTGTGAAGAAATTGTGGCCAACAACAATTGATGAAGGAGAGGCATTTAAGGAAGGAAAAAGTGGAATTCGTGACTCGTTTTCGACTGAGGTCAAGACCCTTGGCTCAATCCGTCATAAGAACATTGTCAGATTCTTGGGGTGCTATTGGAACAGGAAAACAAGACTGCTTATTTTCGATTACATGCCGAATGGAAGTTTGAGTAGTCTACTACATGAGAGGACTGGAAACTCTCTGGAATGGGAACTTAGGTACAGAATCTTGTTAGGTGCTGCTGAAGGCCTTGCATATCTACATCATGACTGTGTCCCTCCTATAGTTCACAGAGATATTAAAGCCAATAACATCCTCATTGGCCTTGAATTTGAGCCTTACATTGCTGACTTTGGCTTGGCTAAACTTGTCGATGATGGTGATTTCGGTCGTTCTTCAAATACAGTTGCTGGGTCCTATGGATATATTGCTCCAG aatATGGCTATATGATGAAGATCACTGAGAAGAGTGATGTTTATAGCTATGGCATAGTTCTATTAGAAGTCTTGACAGGTAAGCAACCAATTGATCCAACCATACCAGATGGTCTACATGTTGTTGATTGGGTGAGACAGAAAAAGGGTCTTGAAGTGCTTGATCCTAGCCTACTACTCTCTAGACCAGAATcagaaatagaggaaatgatGCAGGCATTGGGAATAGCCTTATTGTGTGTGAATTCTTCCCCTGATGAAAGACCAACGATGAGAGATATCGCTGCGATGCTCAAGGAGATAAAGCATGAAAGGGAGGACTATGCAAAATTTGATGTGCTTTTAAAAGGGTCTCCAGCAAATGGTGCATGTGGGAATAAAAGCATTGGTGGAGTTCTTCCAACATCTTCTTCATCAGTCCCAGTCATGCAaactttgaaaacaaaaaacgaTAACTCAAGCTTCTCTGTGTCTTCACTGCTTCACTCATCTTCAAGTGTCATGATGGGTTCCAAATGA
- the LOC114387665 gene encoding UDP-arabinopyranose mutase 1 has translation MAEPSSSKPAVPLLKDELDIVIPTIRNLDFLEMWRPFFEPYHLIIVQDGDPNRTIKVPDGFDYELYNRNDINRILGPKASCISFKDSACRCFGYMVSKKKYIYTIDDDCFVAKDPSGKDINALEQHIKNLLCPSTPFFFNTLYDPYRAGADFVRGYPFSLREGAPTAVSHGLWLNIPDYDAPTQLVKPLERNTRYVDAVLTIPKGTLFPMCGMNLAFDRQLIGPAMYFGLMGDGQPIGRYDDMWAGWCVKVICDHLGLGVKTGLPYIWHSKASNPFVNLKKEYKGIFWQEEIIPFFQSATIPKECTSVQKCYIELSKQVKEKLGAVDPYFTKLADAMVTWIEAWDELNSTTSEEASSKSANGGAAATK, from the exons ATGGCGGAACCTTCCTCCTCGAAGCCCGCCGTCCCTCTCCTGAAGGACGAGCTGGACATCGTGATCCCGACGATCCGCAACCTCGACTTCCTCGAGATGTGGCGGCCCTTCTTCGAGCCCTATCACCTCATCATCGTGCAGGACGGAGACCCCAATAGGACCATCAAAGTTCCCGATGGGTTCGATTACGAACTCTACAACCGCAACGACATCAACAGGATCTTGGGTCCCAAGGCCTCCTGCATCTCGTTTAAGGATTCTGCTTGTCGCTGCTTTGGGTACATGGTGTCTAAGAAGAAGTACATCTACACCATCGACGACGACTGCTTC GTTGCTAAAGATCCTTCTGGAAAGGACATCAATGCACTTGAGCAGCACATTAAGAATCTCCTATGTCCATCCACACCATTTTTCTTCAACACCCTTTATGATCCTTACAGAGCTGGTGCTGATTTTGTCCGTGGATACCCTTTTAGTCTTCGTGAAGGTGCCCCAACTGCTGTTTCTCATGGCCTGTGGCTTAACATACCTGATTATGATGCTCCAACACAGCTTGTCAAACCCCTCGAGAGGAACACCAG GTATGTTGATGCTGTTCTTACCATTCCCAAAGGAACATTGTTCCCCATGTGTGGTATGAATCTGGCATTCGATCGTCAGCTGATTGGACCTGCAATGTATTTTGGACTCATGGGTGATGGTCAACCTATAGGACGATACGATGATATGTGGGCTGGATGGTGTGTTAAG GTTATCTGTGACCATTTGGGCTTGGGAGTGAAGACTGGCCTTCCATACATCTGGCACAGCAAAGCAAGCAATCCTTTTGTGAATCTCAAAAAGGAGTACAAGGGCATTTTCTGGCAAGAAGAGATCATTCCATTCTTCCAAAGTGCCACCATTCCAAAAGAATGCACTTCTGTCCAAAAATGCTACATTGAACTCTCCAAGCAAGTCAAAGAGAAGCTTGGGGCTGTTGATCCCTACTTCACCAAGCTTGCAGATGCCATGGTGACTTGGATTGAAGCTTGGGATGAGCTTAACAGCACCACATCCGAAGAAGCTTCTTCCAAGTCAGCCAATGGTGGTGCTGCTGCTACCAAGTGA